One segment of Myxococcus xanthus DNA contains the following:
- a CDS encoding cobalamin-binding protein, translating into MNARLSELLSGAPPYPRRVVCLTEETTEVLYRLGAEELVVGVSGFTVRPPQARKKPRVSSFLDANFERILELKPDLVLGFSDLQADIGRELAKRGVPVYLFNQRSLAEILQSVRLTGALVGRPEAAEALATELTANLERHADAAESLPRRPRIFFEEWHEPLISGIRWCSELVELVGGVDVCRESRASQGAQGRIFAPEEVARRDPEGVIASWCGRKAKREKIVARPGWAGVRAVVDDQLYEVKSSLILQPGPAALSDGVDRLAKIVAAVARGEKLPPLRDGELRSAGA; encoded by the coding sequence ATGAATGCCCGCCTGTCCGAGCTGCTCTCCGGTGCGCCGCCCTATCCCCGCCGCGTCGTCTGCCTCACCGAGGAGACGACGGAGGTGCTCTACCGGCTGGGCGCGGAGGAGCTGGTGGTGGGCGTGTCCGGCTTCACCGTGCGTCCGCCCCAGGCGCGCAAGAAGCCGCGGGTCAGCTCGTTCCTGGACGCGAACTTCGAGCGCATCCTGGAGCTGAAGCCGGACCTGGTGCTGGGCTTCTCTGACTTGCAGGCGGACATCGGCCGCGAGCTGGCGAAGCGGGGCGTGCCCGTCTACCTGTTCAACCAGCGCTCCCTCGCGGAAATCCTGCAGTCAGTGCGGCTGACGGGCGCGCTGGTGGGGCGGCCCGAGGCCGCGGAGGCGCTGGCCACCGAGCTGACCGCGAACCTGGAGCGGCACGCGGACGCGGCGGAGTCGCTTCCACGCCGGCCGCGCATCTTCTTCGAGGAGTGGCATGAGCCGCTCATCTCCGGCATCCGCTGGTGTTCGGAGCTGGTGGAGCTGGTGGGCGGCGTGGACGTGTGCCGGGAGTCGCGCGCGTCGCAGGGGGCGCAGGGCCGCATCTTCGCGCCGGAAGAGGTGGCGCGGCGCGACCCGGAGGGCGTCATCGCCAGTTGGTGCGGGCGCAAGGCGAAGCGGGAGAAAATCGTCGCCCGCCCCGGGTGGGCCGGGGTCCGGGCGGTGGTGGATGACCAGCTCTACGAGGTGAAGAGCTCGCTCATCCTCCAGCCGGGGCCAGCCGCCCTGTCGGATGGCGTGGACCGGCTGGCGAAAATCGTCGCGGCGGTGGCGCGGGGCGAGAAGCTGCCGCCCCTGCGCGATGGGGAACTGCGCTCCGCGGGGGCCTAG
- a CDS encoding serine/threonine protein kinase, which translates to MMESNAPTNGAPPDVADPMLGRVLNERFRILETLGAGGMGRVYKAVQSPLDRLVALKVLNPQYGEGKDPGFQKRFFLEASVTAKLRHPNTVTVIDYGKTEDGIYYIAMEYLEGLTLGQLLTQMGPLPWPRALNITQQIARSLREAHKVGLIHRDLKPANVMVLNQETDHDVVKVLDFGLVKSFIGDAAPVSQDTSITQAGIILGSPQYMAPEQARNIADPRSDVYSLGVVLYQMLMGRPPFLAAQSIDVIVKHINELPPAFGSLYPNHGIPGEVEALVMKCLAKTPPERYQSMDEVMEAMRRTMSTVGVSGAFSGARFAGAGISGVGGSGPISGPHGSGPHGSGPHGAAGSGPATVALDISVEEAPVKGRKPLGMILGGGALLVGLGVALMVAMRPTPPAEPIVPPPPPATAQAAPEANAPEAALPPAESAAGASDEELALAPLTRPTVKPVRFLIVSDPMGARVTYQGKDLGETPLNLEVAPNASGVAEATLTFTLDGYQRARAVARGAGPEERFTQKLQPKKKASTRPGKAPDSSPYKDDPYN; encoded by the coding sequence ATGATGGAGAGCAACGCCCCGACGAATGGCGCCCCCCCCGACGTCGCGGACCCGATGCTGGGCCGGGTCCTGAACGAGCGCTTCCGCATCCTGGAGACGCTTGGCGCCGGAGGCATGGGTCGCGTCTACAAGGCCGTGCAGTCACCGCTGGACCGGCTGGTGGCGCTCAAGGTGCTCAATCCGCAGTACGGAGAGGGCAAGGACCCGGGCTTCCAGAAGCGCTTCTTCCTGGAGGCCAGCGTCACCGCGAAGCTGCGCCACCCGAACACCGTCACCGTCATCGACTACGGCAAGACGGAAGACGGCATCTACTACATCGCCATGGAGTACCTGGAGGGGCTGACGCTGGGCCAGCTCCTCACGCAGATGGGCCCGCTGCCGTGGCCGCGCGCGCTCAACATCACCCAGCAGATCGCCCGCTCGCTGCGCGAAGCGCACAAGGTCGGCCTCATCCACCGCGACCTCAAGCCCGCCAACGTCATGGTCCTCAATCAGGAGACGGACCACGACGTGGTGAAGGTGCTCGACTTCGGCCTGGTGAAGTCCTTCATCGGCGACGCGGCGCCCGTGTCACAGGACACGTCCATCACGCAGGCGGGCATCATCCTGGGCTCTCCGCAGTACATGGCGCCGGAGCAGGCGCGCAACATCGCCGACCCGCGCAGTGACGTGTACAGCCTGGGCGTGGTGCTCTATCAGATGCTGATGGGGCGGCCGCCCTTCCTGGCCGCGCAGAGCATCGACGTCATCGTCAAGCACATCAACGAACTGCCGCCCGCCTTCGGCTCGCTCTACCCCAACCATGGCATCCCCGGAGAGGTGGAGGCCCTGGTGATGAAGTGCCTCGCCAAGACGCCACCGGAGCGCTACCAGTCCATGGACGAGGTGATGGAGGCCATGCGCCGCACCATGTCCACGGTGGGCGTCAGCGGCGCCTTCAGTGGCGCACGCTTCGCGGGCGCGGGCATCAGCGGCGTCGGTGGCAGCGGCCCCATCAGCGGGCCCCACGGAAGCGGCCCCCACGGAAGTGGCCCCCACGGCGCGGCCGGCTCCGGTCCCGCCACCGTGGCGCTGGACATCTCCGTGGAGGAGGCGCCGGTCAAGGGCCGAAAGCCGCTGGGGATGATCCTCGGCGGCGGCGCGCTGCTGGTGGGCCTTGGCGTGGCCCTGATGGTGGCGATGCGCCCCACCCCGCCCGCCGAGCCCATCGTCCCTCCGCCACCGCCCGCCACCGCCCAGGCCGCGCCCGAAGCCAACGCGCCCGAGGCCGCCCTCCCGCCCGCGGAGTCCGCGGCGGGTGCGTCCGACGAGGAGCTGGCCCTGGCTCCGCTGACGCGCCCCACCGTGAAGCCGGTGCGCTTCCTCATCGTCAGCGACCCCATGGGCGCGCGCGTGACGTACCAGGGGAAGGACCTGGGCGAGACGCCCCTGAACCTCGAGGTGGCTCCGAATGCCAGCGGCGTCGCGGAAGCGACGCTGACCTTCACCCTGGACGGCTACCAGCGCGCCCGCGCCGTCGCCAGGGGCGCGGGCCCCGAAGAGCGCTTCACGCAGAAGCTCCAGCCCAAGAAGAAGGCGAGCACGCGGCCTGGAAAGGCCCCAGACTCGTCGCCCTACAAGGACGACCCGTACAATTGA
- a CDS encoding TonB-dependent receptor domain-containing protein, which translates to MCLCAGEALADARLEARRHFRSGMSLIAQKQYDAGIAELEAAYAIKPHPNVLFNIARAYQDSGRSKAALEVYQRYLASNPPDAASVLPMVAALEEKLKAEEAQATAAQDPSSLPMPPPPAGTQSQQQLSALLERLEKAIERAEAMPVGSATIPGLTPSGVASASSDDAVGGVDLGAVPYEERVVTASRRAQSSLDAPNATTVITAEDIRLSGATSLPELLRRVPGADVMALGVGSANVSLRGFNQRIANKVLVLVDGRTEYQDFLGLTIWSSIPISLEEIERIEVIRGPGSALYGANAMLGVVNIITRAPGTGPRAQFNVTGGTGNTAAGSFVSHGGSGTMRYRAAAGYSQTDKWSRDYASGLPDVTLRGPDPDLGARGARASLSAVYTFAEGRQVGLSGGVNRFTTEIYPPGLLRNYFIDGVNAFAKGDVELGPLKLKTFWNHISSDAGPQYEATGQRSLVTSLNSNLFNAELLFARDFELAGTHQLNIGVEGRLKRVDWGDYLGPLREQVHAAFFVQDEWRIVEPLALVASYRVDRHPLLNLGSPGLAHSPRISALFKPFENHAFRASAASAFREPTFLESYTQLTVPVPGINGVSTLTTGNQQLRPERLTAFELGWRGEAPELGIDLDVAVYQNTVRDLIGLSGVSRLPPGQSYDPGTGSYLLGSSSFQNEDAIYTARGAEAGVTLAPVDGLGLKLSASLQDVTSDRESAAECGPCNQAPQFRLYGGLTYRSRADLEFGVDAAYTSASTWIEREPAAADPTRIELVSNPLRAYTVVNARVGYMAVKDTVTVALVGSHLGGAHSQHPFGNRIERRVYATLTVTP; encoded by the coding sequence ATGTGTCTGTGCGCGGGGGAAGCCCTGGCGGACGCCCGCCTTGAGGCCCGGCGCCACTTCCGCAGCGGCATGAGCCTCATCGCCCAGAAGCAGTACGACGCGGGCATCGCCGAGCTCGAAGCCGCCTACGCCATCAAGCCGCACCCCAACGTCCTCTTCAACATCGCCCGCGCCTACCAGGACTCGGGCCGGTCGAAGGCGGCGCTGGAGGTGTACCAGCGCTACCTCGCCAGCAATCCGCCGGACGCAGCCTCCGTGCTGCCCATGGTGGCCGCGCTGGAGGAAAAGCTGAAGGCCGAGGAAGCACAGGCCACCGCCGCGCAGGACCCGTCGTCGCTGCCCATGCCGCCGCCCCCCGCGGGCACGCAGTCGCAGCAGCAACTGAGCGCGCTGCTGGAGCGGCTGGAGAAGGCCATTGAACGGGCCGAGGCCATGCCCGTGGGGAGCGCCACCATTCCCGGCCTGACGCCCAGCGGCGTCGCCTCCGCCAGCTCGGACGACGCGGTCGGCGGCGTGGACCTGGGCGCAGTGCCCTACGAAGAGCGCGTGGTGACGGCGAGCCGCCGCGCGCAGTCCTCGCTGGACGCGCCCAACGCCACCACCGTCATCACCGCCGAGGACATCCGCCTGTCGGGCGCCACGTCGCTGCCGGAGCTGCTGCGGCGCGTGCCCGGCGCGGACGTCATGGCCCTGGGCGTGGGCAGCGCCAACGTGTCGCTGCGTGGCTTCAACCAACGCATCGCCAACAAGGTGCTGGTGCTGGTGGACGGCCGCACGGAGTACCAGGACTTCCTGGGCCTCACCATCTGGTCCTCCATCCCCATCAGCTTGGAGGAGATTGAGCGCATCGAGGTCATCCGCGGCCCGGGCAGCGCGCTGTACGGCGCCAACGCCATGCTCGGCGTGGTCAACATCATCACCCGCGCGCCCGGCACCGGACCGCGCGCGCAGTTCAACGTCACCGGCGGCACCGGCAACACCGCCGCGGGCTCCTTCGTCAGCCACGGCGGCTCGGGCACGATGCGCTACCGGGCGGCGGCGGGCTATTCGCAGACGGACAAGTGGAGCCGGGACTACGCCAGCGGCCTGCCGGACGTGACGCTGCGCGGCCCCGACCCGGACCTGGGCGCTCGCGGCGCGCGCGCGTCGCTGTCCGCCGTGTACACCTTCGCCGAAGGGCGCCAGGTGGGCCTGTCCGGCGGCGTGAATCGCTTCACCACGGAAATCTATCCGCCGGGCCTGCTGCGCAACTACTTCATCGACGGCGTCAACGCCTTCGCCAAGGGCGACGTGGAGCTGGGGCCGCTGAAGCTGAAGACGTTCTGGAACCACATCTCCAGCGACGCAGGGCCCCAGTATGAAGCCACGGGCCAGCGGTCGCTGGTGACGTCGCTCAACTCCAACCTCTTCAACGCCGAGCTGCTCTTCGCGCGCGACTTCGAGCTCGCGGGCACGCACCAGCTCAACATCGGCGTGGAGGGCCGCCTCAAGCGCGTGGACTGGGGAGACTACCTGGGCCCGCTGCGCGAGCAGGTGCACGCGGCCTTCTTCGTCCAGGACGAGTGGCGCATCGTGGAGCCGCTGGCGCTGGTGGCCAGCTACCGCGTGGACCGGCACCCGCTGCTCAACCTGGGCAGCCCGGGCCTGGCGCACTCGCCGCGCATCTCCGCGCTGTTCAAGCCTTTCGAAAACCACGCCTTCCGCGCGAGCGCGGCCTCCGCCTTCCGTGAGCCCACGTTCCTGGAGAGCTACACGCAGCTGACGGTGCCCGTGCCGGGCATCAACGGCGTCAGCACGCTCACCACCGGCAATCAGCAACTGCGTCCCGAGCGCCTCACCGCCTTCGAGCTGGGCTGGCGCGGCGAGGCCCCGGAGCTGGGCATCGACCTGGACGTGGCCGTGTACCAGAACACGGTGAGAGACCTCATCGGTCTGTCCGGGGTGTCGCGGCTGCCGCCGGGCCAGTCGTATGACCCGGGCACCGGTTCGTACCTGCTGGGCAGTTCGTCCTTCCAGAACGAGGACGCCATCTACACCGCGCGCGGCGCCGAAGCGGGCGTCACCCTGGCGCCGGTGGACGGCCTGGGACTGAAGTTGAGCGCGTCGCTGCAGGACGTGACGTCGGACCGCGAGTCGGCGGCCGAGTGCGGCCCGTGCAACCAGGCGCCGCAGTTCCGGCTGTACGGCGGCCTCACCTACCGCTCACGCGCGGACCTGGAGTTCGGCGTGGACGCGGCCTACACCTCCGCCTCCACGTGGATTGAGCGCGAGCCCGCCGCCGCGGACCCCACTCGCATCGAACTGGTGTCCAACCCGCTGCGCGCCTACACCGTGGTGAACGCGCGCGTGGGCTACATGGCCGTCAAGGACACCGTCACCGTCGCGCTGGTGGGCAGCCACCTGGGCGGCGCGCATTCCCAGCACCCCTTTGGCAATCGCATCGAGCGGCGCGTCTACGCGACCCTGACGGTGACTCCATGA
- a CDS encoding response regulator, translated as MKAGTLPEPLPLRSTTETTRPLGARPATGTAPQRVLLVDDSRSIRTLLKIYLMARNFEFLEAESAEEGLKVSEAEPVDLVLTDFHMDGMNGADFAAQIRASANPRLAKVPILMMTGDPNVAEVRALGQKAGISAFVRKPVSCAQLMTLVDTILPLPRK; from the coding sequence ATGAAGGCCGGAACCCTCCCCGAGCCCCTCCCCCTCCGCAGCACGACGGAGACGACCCGCCCCCTGGGCGCGCGCCCCGCCACGGGCACGGCTCCGCAGCGCGTGCTGTTGGTGGATGACAGCCGCTCCATCCGCACGCTGCTGAAGATCTACCTCATGGCTCGCAACTTCGAGTTCCTCGAAGCGGAGTCCGCCGAGGAAGGCCTCAAGGTGTCGGAAGCGGAGCCGGTGGACCTGGTCCTCACGGACTTCCACATGGATGGGATGAACGGCGCGGACTTCGCCGCGCAGATTCGCGCCAGCGCCAACCCGCGTCTGGCCAAGGTGCCCATCCTGATGATGACGGGCGACCCGAACGTGGCGGAGGTGCGCGCGCTGGGTCAGAAGGCCGGCATCAGCGCCTTCGTCCGCAAGCCGGTGAGCTGCGCGCAGCTCATGACGCTGGTGGACACCATCCTCCCGCTGCCGCGCAAGTAG
- a CDS encoding sulfite oxidase heme-binding subunit YedZ, with product MASSPYPWLNPALVVGGLSPLLMLAVQGPRGELGPNAIEAALHQTGLLTLVLLVASLTCTPLRLVAGWTWPARVRRTLGLLAFTYAVAHFLVYAVLDQGLAWGALWADVTERPFITVGFAALVLLVPLAVTSTNRWVRRLGFPRWQRLHRLAYGAAALGVVHFVWRVKKDVTEPLIYGAVLALLMAIRVGEAMRKRRARAAAAARNPA from the coding sequence ATGGCCTCGTCTCCGTATCCCTGGCTCAACCCCGCGCTCGTCGTGGGTGGCCTGTCGCCGCTGCTGATGCTCGCCGTCCAGGGGCCCCGGGGCGAGCTGGGGCCCAACGCGATTGAAGCCGCGCTCCACCAGACGGGGCTGCTGACGCTGGTGCTGCTGGTGGCCTCGCTGACGTGCACGCCGCTGCGGCTGGTGGCGGGGTGGACGTGGCCCGCGCGCGTGCGCCGCACCCTGGGCCTCTTGGCCTTCACCTACGCGGTGGCGCACTTCCTCGTGTACGCGGTGCTGGACCAGGGGCTGGCGTGGGGCGCGCTGTGGGCGGACGTCACCGAGCGCCCCTTCATCACCGTGGGCTTCGCCGCGCTGGTGCTGCTGGTGCCCCTGGCCGTGACGTCGACGAACCGGTGGGTGCGGCGGCTGGGCTTTCCACGCTGGCAGCGCCTGCACCGGCTGGCCTATGGGGCCGCGGCGCTGGGCGTGGTGCACTTCGTGTGGCGCGTGAAGAAGGACGTCACCGAGCCGCTCATCTACGGCGCGGTGCTGGCGCTCCTGATGGCCATTCGCGTGGGTGAAGCCATGCGAAAACGCCGGGCCCGCGCCGCTGCGGCGGCCCGGAACCCGGCGTGA
- the msrP gene encoding protein-methionine-sulfoxide reductase catalytic subunit MsrP — translation MRDKPPAEPPSSEVTPEKTYLRRRELLKNAGLFAGTAVAVAGGLHLLGRKQTRPMERFVPDAGLVEQPVAQAMGPFDTDEPRTPYEDVTTYNNFYEFGFDKNDPARFAHTLKPKPWSVVIDGEVHKPRTVDVEQLTSWFSLEERVYRMRCVEAWSMVIPWLGFPLAALLQRVEPTSHAKYVAFTTLLDPEQMPGQRRALLDWPYTEGLRLDEAMNPLTLLATGLYGRQLPNQNGAPLRLVAPWKYGFKGIKSIVRISLTREEPMTTWRLSAPREYGFYANVNPSVPHPRWSQASERRIGDFERRPTLPFNGYAEQVAHLYTGMDLRRFY, via the coding sequence ATGCGCGACAAGCCGCCCGCTGAGCCGCCCAGCTCCGAAGTCACCCCCGAGAAGACGTACCTGCGCCGGCGCGAGCTGCTGAAGAACGCGGGCCTCTTCGCGGGCACGGCCGTCGCCGTCGCCGGAGGGCTGCACCTGCTGGGCCGCAAGCAGACGCGCCCCATGGAGCGCTTCGTCCCGGACGCGGGCCTGGTGGAGCAACCGGTGGCGCAGGCGATGGGCCCCTTCGACACGGACGAGCCGCGCACGCCCTACGAGGACGTCACCACCTACAACAACTTCTACGAGTTCGGCTTCGACAAGAACGACCCGGCCCGCTTCGCGCACACGCTGAAGCCGAAGCCGTGGAGCGTCGTCATCGACGGCGAGGTGCATAAACCGCGGACGGTGGACGTGGAGCAGCTCACGTCCTGGTTCTCCCTGGAGGAGCGCGTCTACCGCATGCGCTGCGTGGAGGCCTGGTCCATGGTGATTCCGTGGCTGGGCTTCCCGCTGGCGGCGCTGCTCCAGCGCGTGGAGCCCACCAGCCATGCGAAGTACGTCGCCTTCACCACGCTGCTGGACCCGGAGCAGATGCCGGGCCAGCGCCGCGCCCTGTTGGATTGGCCGTACACGGAAGGACTGCGCCTGGACGAGGCGATGAACCCGCTCACGCTGCTGGCCACGGGGCTCTACGGCCGGCAACTGCCCAACCAGAACGGCGCGCCGCTGCGGCTCGTGGCTCCTTGGAAGTATGGATTCAAGGGCATCAAGTCCATTGTCCGCATCAGCCTCACGCGGGAGGAGCCCATGACGACGTGGCGCCTGTCCGCGCCGCGCGAGTATGGCTTCTACGCCAACGTGAATCCTTCCGTGCCCCATCCGCGCTGGAGCCAGGCCAGCGAGCGCCGCATCGGCGACTTCGAGCGCCGCCCCACGCTGCCCTTCAATGGCTACGCGGAGCAGGTGGCCCACCTCTACACCGGCATGGACCTGCGCCGGTTCTACTGA
- a CDS encoding fatty acid desaturase, with amino-acid sequence METSARQLRPAPPGPWGVVIALIIMGAWGGHLAWALTRAELPWVEPLTWLHVALQAWLCTGLFITGHDAMHGTVSGRRWVNEAVGTVACFLFAGLSYRRLVVNHRAHHARPTSDADPDFSTHSQSFWPWLGTFMARYTTLPQLGVMAAKFNVLLFLGVSQPHILGYWVLPSVLGTLQLFYFGTYLPHRRPETPDMAPHHARTLPRNHLWALLSCFFFGYHWEHHESPGTPWWRLWRLKDARAREAALTQSTGTLPGQEGTAR; translated from the coding sequence ATGGAGACTTCCGCCCGCCAACTCCGTCCAGCGCCGCCCGGTCCCTGGGGCGTCGTCATCGCGCTCATCATCATGGGCGCGTGGGGTGGGCACCTTGCCTGGGCGCTGACACGAGCGGAGCTGCCGTGGGTGGAGCCGCTCACCTGGCTGCACGTCGCTCTCCAGGCCTGGCTGTGCACGGGCCTCTTCATCACCGGCCACGACGCCATGCACGGCACGGTGTCCGGCCGGCGCTGGGTGAACGAGGCCGTGGGCACGGTCGCCTGCTTCCTCTTCGCGGGGCTGTCCTACCGTCGGCTGGTGGTGAACCACCGTGCCCACCATGCCCGACCCACGAGCGACGCGGACCCGGACTTTTCCACCCACAGCCAGTCCTTCTGGCCGTGGCTGGGTACCTTCATGGCCCGCTACACCACGCTGCCCCAGCTTGGGGTGATGGCGGCCAAGTTCAACGTGTTGCTCTTCCTGGGCGTCTCCCAGCCACACATCCTCGGCTATTGGGTGCTGCCCTCGGTGTTGGGCACGTTGCAGCTCTTCTACTTCGGCACCTACCTGCCGCACCGGCGCCCGGAGACGCCGGACATGGCCCCTCACCACGCGCGCACGTTGCCGCGCAATCACCTGTGGGCCCTGCTGTCGTGCTTCTTCTTCGGCTACCACTGGGAGCACCACGAGTCCCCGGGCACACCCTGGTGGCGGCTGTGGCGCCTGAAGGACGCCCGGGCCCGTGAGGCCGCGCTGACGCAGAGCACCGGGACGCTCCCGGGACAGGAAGGCACCGCCCGGTAA
- a CDS encoding dipeptidyl-peptidase 3 family protein translates to MNRTLLSLLGAAMLSGAATAAEKTPPARFPDAAELQRLTARFAPVELRVDLKALPESERRALARIVQASKLMDTLFLRQRWAGNEPLLLDLVQDTTPLGRARLQAFLLDKGPWNSLDEARPFIPGVPAKPASANFYPAGATQAEVEAWVKSLPEAQQKEATGFYTTIRRGTDGRFITVPYSVEYQGELALAAALLREAAALTQQPTLKAFLTSRADAFLSNDYYASEVAWMELDASIEPTIGPYEVYEDEWFNYKAAFEAFVGLRDDAETQKLAKFSGQLQGLENNLPIDPKLRNPKLGALAPIRVINSLFSSGDGNRGVQTAAFNLPNDERVSEKMGSKRVMLKNVQEAKFERVLLPIAKVALTPADQKDVSFDAFFTHILMHELMHGLGPSNITVGGKATTVRKELQSASSAIEEAKADISGLWALQRLVDTGVIDKSLERTMYTTFLASAFRSIRFGVDEAHGKGIAVQLNYFLDTGAVKVNADGTFSVVPAKMKKAVISLTKQLMEIQGRGDRKAAEALLAKLGVVRPPVQRVLERLKDVPVDIEPRYVTAEELVRDVKK, encoded by the coding sequence ATGAACCGTACCCTCCTGTCCCTGCTCGGCGCGGCGATGCTGTCGGGCGCCGCTACCGCCGCGGAGAAGACGCCCCCTGCCCGTTTCCCGGATGCCGCGGAGCTCCAGCGCCTGACGGCGCGCTTCGCGCCGGTGGAGCTCCGGGTGGACCTGAAGGCGCTGCCGGAGTCCGAGCGCCGCGCCCTGGCCCGCATTGTCCAGGCCTCGAAGCTGATGGACACGCTCTTCCTGCGTCAGCGGTGGGCGGGCAACGAGCCGCTGCTGCTGGACCTGGTCCAGGACACGACGCCGCTGGGCCGCGCGCGGCTGCAGGCGTTCCTGTTGGACAAGGGGCCCTGGAACAGCCTCGACGAGGCGCGGCCCTTCATCCCGGGCGTGCCGGCCAAGCCCGCGTCCGCGAACTTCTATCCGGCTGGCGCCACCCAGGCGGAGGTGGAGGCGTGGGTGAAGTCGCTGCCCGAGGCGCAGCAGAAGGAGGCCACCGGCTTCTACACCACCATCCGCCGCGGCACGGATGGCCGCTTCATCACGGTGCCCTACAGCGTGGAGTACCAGGGCGAGCTGGCCCTGGCCGCCGCGTTGCTGCGTGAGGCCGCTGCGCTCACCCAGCAGCCCACGCTGAAGGCGTTCCTCACCTCGCGCGCGGACGCGTTCCTGTCCAACGACTACTACGCCAGCGAGGTGGCGTGGATGGAGCTGGACGCCAGCATCGAGCCCACCATCGGGCCCTACGAGGTCTACGAGGACGAGTGGTTCAACTACAAGGCCGCCTTCGAGGCCTTCGTGGGCCTGCGCGACGACGCGGAGACGCAGAAGCTGGCGAAGTTCAGCGGGCAGCTCCAGGGGCTGGAGAACAACCTCCCCATCGACCCGAAGCTGCGCAACCCGAAGCTGGGCGCGCTGGCGCCCATCCGCGTCATCAACAGCCTGTTCTCCTCCGGTGACGGCAACCGGGGCGTGCAGACGGCCGCCTTCAACCTGCCCAACGACGAGCGGGTGTCGGAGAAGATGGGCTCCAAGCGCGTGATGCTGAAGAACGTGCAGGAGGCCAAGTTCGAGCGCGTGCTGCTGCCCATCGCCAAGGTGGCCCTCACCCCGGCGGACCAGAAGGACGTCTCCTTCGATGCCTTCTTCACGCACATCTTGATGCATGAGCTGATGCACGGCCTGGGGCCCAGCAACATCACCGTGGGTGGCAAGGCCACCACCGTGCGCAAGGAGCTCCAGTCGGCCTCCAGCGCCATCGAAGAGGCGAAGGCGGACATCTCCGGCCTGTGGGCGCTCCAGCGCCTGGTGGACACCGGCGTCATCGACAAGTCGCTGGAGCGCACCATGTACACGACGTTCCTGGCCTCCGCCTTCCGCTCCATCCGCTTCGGCGTGGACGAGGCGCACGGCAAGGGCATCGCCGTGCAGCTCAACTACTTCCTGGACACCGGCGCGGTGAAGGTGAACGCGGACGGCACTTTCTCCGTGGTGCCGGCGAAGATGAAGAAGGCCGTCATCTCGCTGACGAAGCAGCTCATGGAGATTCAGGGCCGCGGCGACCGGAAGGCCGCCGAGGCGCTGCTGGCGAAGCTCGGCGTGGTGCGCCCGCCCGTGCAGCGCGTGCTGGAGCGCCTCAAGGACGTGCCGGTGGACATCGAGCCGCGCTACGTCACCGCGGAGGAGCTGGTACGCGACGTGAAGAAGTAG